The following proteins are encoded in a genomic region of Phalacrocorax carbo chromosome 2, bPhaCar2.1, whole genome shotgun sequence:
- the ZFPM2 gene encoding zinc finger protein ZFPM2 isoform X3: MSRRKQSKPRQIKRELEVVQKDGERKIQSRQQLPVGTTWGPFAGKMDLNNNTLKTKASVPMVLTAGPKWLLDVTWQGVEDNKNNCIVYSKGGQLWCTTTKAISEGEELIAFVVDFDSRLQAASQMTLTEGMYPARLLDSIQLLPQQAAMASILPTAIVNKDIFPCKSCGIWYRSERNLQAHLMYYCSGRQREGPQMSEENEDSAQQISSVCPFPQCTKSFSNARALEMHLNSHSGVKMEEFLPPGASLKCTVCTYTADSVINFHQHLFSHLTQAAFRCNHCHFGFQTQRELLQHQELHVSGNKIQRESDIEHSPSRNEEGLQPATDLLSRNDVPQSQKAMQTKDASSDTELDKCEKKAPLFLPNQRPETQPATNKQSFSYTKIKSEPSSPRLASSPVQPNIGPSFPMGPFLSQFAFPQDITVVPQASEILAKMSELVHRRLRHGSSNYPPVIYSPLMPKGATCFECNITFNNLDNYLVHKKHYCSSRWQQMAKSPDFSSVPEKMPEAVSPSNGQSSINILNAAPHTSDPENQLLQTSCINSSNVLDLIGPNNKSHEKDFTVQSKKLSTASNGDEKINGKPDVKNPSAPLVEGESDPNKTTCEACNITFSRHETYMVHKQYYCATRHDPPLKRSASNKVPAMQRTMRTRKRRKMYEMCLPEQEQRPPLVQQRFLEVANLGNPCTSTQESTEGLGECYHPRCDIFPGIVSKHLETSLSINKCVPVSKCDTPHSTVSCLEMDVPIDLSKKCLPPSERTSTSPKRLLDYHECTVCKISFNKVENYLAHKQNFCPVTAHQRNDLGQLDSKVFQNPESERNSPDVSYERSIIKCEKNGNSKQSSPNGNLFSTHLATLQGLKVFSEAAQLIATKEENKHLFLPQCLYPGAIKKAKGADQLSPYYGIKPSDYISGSLVIHNTDLDQSTNTESESPKGQAPSNGCAVQKKESLPLLPKNRGMVIVNGGLKQEERPAANSQQENISQNPPHEDGHKSPSWISENPLTANENVSPAIPTAEEQLSSIAKGVNGSTQAPTSGKYCRLCDIQFNNLSNFITHKKFYCSSHAAEHVK; the protein is encoded by the exons GAGGGCAGCTTTGGTGTACCACAACCAAGGCCATCTCAGAGGGTGAAGAGCTGATTGCCTTTGTTGTAGATTTTGACTCAAGGCTGCAAGCTGCTAGTCAGATGACTCTCACAGAAGGGATGTATCCTGCACGCCTGCTGGACTCAATACAATTGCTCCCTCAACAAGCTGCAATGGCATCTATTTTGCCTACAGCTATTGTGAACA AGGACATATTCCCTTGCAAATCCTGTGGCATTTGGTATCGAAGCGAGCGGAACCTGCAGGCCCATCTCATGTATTACTGCAGTGGGAGACAAAGAGAGGGGCCCCAGATGTCAGAGGAGAATGAAGATAGTGCTCAGCAGATATCCAGTGTCTGTCCCTTTCCACAGTGCACCAAAAGCTTTTCTAATGCAAGAGCTCTGGAAATGCACCTAAACTCTCACAGTG GAGTGAAAATGGAAGAATTTCTCCCGCCTGGTGCTAGTCTGAAATGCACAGTTTGTACTTACACTGCAGACTCAGTGATTAACTTTCATCAGCACCTGTTCTCGCATCTTACTCAAGCTGCCTTTAGATGCAATCATTGCCATTTTGGCTTCCAAACTCAGAGGGAGCTACTGCAGCACCAAGAGTTACATGTCTCTGGCAACAAGATTCAGAGAGAAAGTGACATTGAACACTCTCCAAGTAGAAACGAAGAAGGTTTACAGCCAGCAACAGACCTGTTGAGCAGAAATGATGTTCCCCAGAGCCAAAAGGCCATGCAGACTAAAGATGCAAGTTCTGATACAGAGCTtgataaatgtgaaaaaaaggcTCCACTTTTCCTTCCAAACCAGAGGCCTGAAACACAGCCTGCAACCAATAAGCAGAGTTTTTCATacactaaaataaaatctgaaccATCCAGTCCAAGACTTGCTTCATCGCCAGTTCAGCCTAATATTGGTCCTTCCTTCCCAATGGgaccttttctttcccagtttgCTTTTCCCCAGGACATCACTGTGGTTCCTCAGGCTTCAGAGATACTAGCCAAAATGTCTGAACTGGTCCATCGAAGACTGAGGCATGGAAGTAGCAATTATCCTCCTGTAATTTATAGTCCTTTGATGCCCAAAGGGGCTACATGTTTTGAGTGTAACATAACATTCAATAATTTGGACAACTACTTGGTACACAAAAAGCATTACTGCAGCAGCCGATGGCAGCAGATGGCAAAGTCACCAGATTTTTCCAGTGTTCCAGAAAAAATGCCAGAAGCTGTAAGTCCCAGTAACGGTCAAAGCTCTATAAACATCCTGAATGCAGCTCCTCACACATCAGATCCAGAGAATCAGCTTCTGCAGACATCTTGCATAAACTCTTCCAATGTTTTAGATTTGATTGGGCCAAACAATAAAAGTCATGAGAAAGACTTTACAGTACAATCTAAGAAGTTGTCAACTGCAAGCAACGGCGATGAGAAGATAAATGGAAAACCTGATGTGAAGAATCCCAGTGCTCCTTTAGTAGAAGGAGAGAGTGATCCTAACAAGACCACGTGTGAAGCTTGTAATATTACTTTCAGCAGACATGAAACGTACATGGTCCACAAGCAGTATTACTGTGCCACTCGCCACGATCCCCCACTGAAGAGGTCCGCTTCCAACAAAGTGCCTGCCATGCAGAGAACAATGCGTACCCGGAAGCGAAGGAAGATGTATGAGATGTGTCTCCCAGAGCAAGAGCAAAGGCCACCACTAGTTCAACAGCGATTTCTAGAAGTGGCTAATCTTGGCAACCCTTGTACATCTACTCAAGAGTCAACGGAAGGGCTTGGAGAATGTTACCATCCACGATGTGATATCTTTCCAGGAATAGTCTCGAAGCATCTGGAAACATCACTGTCTATTAACAAGTGCGTTCCAGTTTCAAAGTGTGATACTCCCCACTCCACTGTGTCTTGCTTGGAGATGGATGTGCCAATAGATCTCAGTAAAAAATGCTTACCCCCGTCAGAGCGGACGTCCACTTCTCCCAAAAGGCTGCTGGACTACCATGAGTGCACAGTATGCAAGATCAGTTTTAACAAGGTAGAGAACTACCTGGCTCACAAGCAGAATTTTTGCCCTGTCACTGCCCATCAGCGTAATGACCTGGGACAGCTCGACAGTAAGGTGTTTCAAAACCCAGAAAGTGAAAGAAACAGCCCAGATGTCAGTTACGAAAGAAGCATAATCAAATGTGAGAAAAATGGCAACTCGAAACAGTCCTCTCCTAATGGAAACTTATTTTCCACACACTTAGCAACACTTCAAGGACTAAAAGTCTTTAGTGAAGCGGCCCAGCTTATTgctacaaaagaagaaaacaaacatttgtttCTTCCACAATGCCTTTACCCTGGAGCAATAAAGAAAGCTAAAGGAGCAGATCAGCTTTCTCCATATTATGGAATAAAGCCAAGTGATTACATTTCTGGTTCTCTCGTCATTCACAATACTGATTTAGATCAAAGCACAAATACGGAAAGTGAATCTCCGAAAGGCCAGGCGCCTTCGAatggctgtgctgtgcagaaGAAAGAGTCTCTTCCGCTACTGCCGAAAAACCGAGGCATGGTAATAGTTAATGGGGGACTAAAACAGGAGGAAAGACCTGCCGCAAACTCACAGCAAGAGAACATTTCCCAGAATCCTCCGCATGAAGATGGGCACAAGTCTCCTTCTTGGATCTCTGAGAATCCCTTAACTGCAAATGAAAACGTCTCTCCAGCAATCCCTACAGCAGAGGAACAGTTGTCTAGTATAGCTAAAGGTGTGAATGGTTCTACCCAGGCCCCAACCAGTGGAAAGTATTGCCGACTGTGTGACATCCAGTTCAACAATCTTTCAAACTTTATAACTCATAAGAAGTTTTATTGCTCGTCACATGCAGCAGAACATGTCAAATGA